AAAGATACCATTTATCTTAAAGGTTATTATAGTGTTTCGGAGAATACCGTTGTAGTTTATTTTGTGGAATATTCTAACATAGAGTGGAAGTATAGTGGAAATCAGGAAGATGTTATTTACGGATTCTGGAACCTAACAAAAAAAGAGAAGAATCTAGACattttaaaaaacattattgttTTTACTTATCAAAGTCATGCTCCGATAAAACACATTACAATACATGGGCGCCCAATGGACTTTACAAATAACTGTATATTGATGCTGTATGAATACGATAAAATTAAACACACAGAAATTAAGTTTCAATCAAATGAAGAGTTAATGCATCTACAAAGTTTGATACAAAAACATAGGAATCAAATTGAAATCTATGAGGAATTATATGAGCCACTTTTTGTTCCTCCCTTTTGGTTGTCATACTCCATGGTTGGCCAGCATgtttgtaattatttcaatttggCTCACTGGTTCCTGATTAGTGTATGTAGAAACAAAAAGGTAAACAACGTTCTGaaatctaaatataattataaaaagcaGTAACCCCTATCCCACATCacagaaaaaatacatagatttCAAAGTTATTTGAACTTTAtcttaaaataatattctaaGGTTAAATTATAAAGTATGGGATAGGAAGAGTTAACATcatcattttttaaatgttgGTATGTTTTTTCATTATGTTGTTTCAGATATCAATAAAACAAGGCAATCTCGTATTAGCAGTCCTTGTTGATATTCTTCTAGGGTATCTTGCCCTCCAATTTGTTATGATAAATGAAAAAGAACTTAGTGACATGTTGATGAACATGCTTGAGGTATGTACAAACAgcgacactcctaactgtacatcgatggaccttattacaaaaggcataaggcccaccaatgtacagttaacaaTGTGGGTGATGGTACccatataaatattttaggtttaCTTACACTATGTATGTTAGACATTATAACTGCAGATATGTCCTATGTGACAAAATATCAATATAATTTGACAAAGGAACCTGCAATCTAAATGTTCGGGTCATTCCCACTGGccaccaccaagttgttaccagtggtaacaaaTGAGATTTTTTCCTGACCTATCCCCAGTAGTAACTTGAGATTTttttccagtagttaccacaaCTCAATTTGATGGTAAAGAAGATAATTCTCTaagatgaaaaaaataattctcataTATTAAATACCACTAGTAACaatttggtggtaactagtgggaatagcaCAATTTTTCAAAACTTGGACCCACTCCTATTCTGGCTAACAGAGAAGTCTGTGTATTGTTTAATAACAAAATTTACTTATGTGAGAAATTGTGTTTCAGAACTTAGTCAACTCCTTGTACACATTATTAAAATGGTTGATGGGTGCTCCTGCAGGTCTAAAATTAAACACTGCATTCAATAAAATGCTTGGAAAGTATTTCTCGTACCATATACAACTTTGGTGGCTATTTCTAGGTAAGCTAATCAATTCATTCTACTAGTAAGGCAAGTGTGCCGTTTATGGTTACAGGCAACACCATTGGCGACATCCATATAGTTGCGAGTATGATTTTTGACTGTTATGAGTTGACCATGATATATATGAAGGTAAGATTATCAGTTCAATGGAAGGTCTTTTcttcatatattattatatgggCCAATTTATTTTACTCTGACTACATTCTGGTAGGGAATGTCAAATGTTATTTTTTCGTTTGTAGAACTCCTAAATGACCTTACTCTGCATTCTGCATGTGAATTATTGAAAAGTATAACAAAGATTTCTCTTTTTTTTCAGAGGTGACAGGTGAAAAACTGGAAGTCATATTACAGTTATTTCACTATATTGGATATGCTGGGATTACGTTTCAAGCTGCTATAATTTCAGATATGCTATGCATAGCAACATTTCATTCATACTGTATCTATGTATATGCTGcaaggtaataaaaaataacaatttacagatgtagtgtacctataattgttttccatcgtatattctcggaaacgttcgtaattgtcatgctacttcagtcaacctcagtactttttgggctaatgactgaaatagcaagacacgttcgtacgttccCGTGAAAATACgcaggaaaataattatgcactacatctgtaccatTTTGTACGTAGGTGTAGGTACTATGTGTATTTTGAACTAAAATTATATTTGGATGggttttattaaaaacttatatcatcgcccacactgttaactgtaggTTACATTGGTGAACCttatgtcttttgtaataaggtccagtGATGTACAGTTTGGAGTGTTGCTTGCATGGCTTTAAGATGGACAAAGTTAGCTAGTTCACTGTAGGGAACAAACAAATTACTACTTTATGTCTTTTGGAAAAGGTTGAAAATCTATTGTTACCATTTTTCCACAGGCTTTTCAACATACAAGTATCTGGACTCATTGCTTTATTGAGGTTATTTGTTGGCCGCAAATATAACCCTCTCCGAGGTGGCATAGATTCCTGTGAATACACTAATCAAGAGCTATTTGTTGGAACAGTTGCGTTTACCATACTGTTGCTTTTGTTGCCAACTACTGCTATGTATTATGCTGTGTTTACACTGGTATGTATAACAGCTgtgaaattataaataaatcatttaagtATTATGAAATATGACCATATTGTTCGGTCTTCTTCCCCCTTTCTCTATAATATTGTTCTCCTGCGTTTTCTCTGG
The sequence above is a segment of the Cydia fagiglandana chromosome 9, ilCydFagi1.1, whole genome shotgun sequence genome. Coding sequences within it:
- the LOC134667257 gene encoding phosphatidylinositol N-acetylglucosaminyltransferase subunit Q, giving the protein MLQRTVRIFLPAFLSNLKDTIYLKGYYSVSENTVVVYFVEYSNIEWKYSGNQEDVIYGFWNLTKKEKNLDILKNIIVFTYQSHAPIKHITIHGRPMDFTNNCILMLYEYDKIKHTEIKFQSNEELMHLQSLIQKHRNQIEIYEELYEPLFVPPFWLSYSMVGQHVCNYFNLAHWFLISVCRNKKISIKQGNLVLAVLVDILLGYLALQFVMINEKELSDMLMNMLENLVNSLYTLLKWLMGAPAGLKLNTAFNKMLGKYFSYHIQLWWLFLEVTGEKLEVILQLFHYIGYAGITFQAAIISDMLCIATFHSYCIYVYAARLFNIQVSGLIALLRLFVGRKYNPLRGGIDSCEYTNQELFVGTVAFTILLLLLPTTAMYYAVFTLFRLLSLVLQHALAKLIYLMHTLSIYVVALWLTNSSKVAGNILLEVVRNEDSSPMILKLKLFKKSIHDLVKSFTPPVEVPKQIEWTNLFSNLLMGNQII